A part of Populus alba chromosome 8, ASM523922v2, whole genome shotgun sequence genomic DNA contains:
- the LOC118061045 gene encoding NEDD8-activating enzyme E1 catalytic subunit isoform X1, with product MAESTVQQSRSRDLDKLLLKPGNLVAPTFEPGVQLRDDLQEYARILVIGAGGLGCELLKDLALSGFKNLEVIDMDRIEVTNLNRQFLFRLEDVGKPKAEVAAKRVMERVSGVNIVPHFCRIEDKEIDFYKDFIIIVLGLDSIEARSYINAVACGFLEYDSDDNPIEETVKPMVDGGTEGFKGHARVIIPGSTPCFECTIWLFPPQVKFPLCTLAETPRTAAHCIEYAHLIKWDEVHSGKTFDPDDPEHMKWVYTEAVKRAELFGIQGVTYSLTQGVVKNIIPAIASTNAIISAACTLETLKLASGCSKTLSNYLTYNGVEGLHIKVTEFVKDKDCLVCGPGVLLELDTSVTLQKFIDMLEEHPKLLLSKASVRHRATNLYMQAPPVLEEMTRSNLNLPLFELVGKVPKDIIHVTGTTSKDDKKTSCLRKLCLVFKGADAVTDLDMAVGA from the exons ATGGCAGAGTCTACAGTCCAACAGAGCCGATCAAGAGACCTTGACAAGCTGCTTCTCAAACCCGGCAATCTCGTAGCTCCCACCTTCGAACCCGGTGTTCAA TTGAGAGATGATCTTCAAGAGTATGCAAGAATATTGGTAATTGGGGCAGGCGGTTTGGGCTGTGAGTTGCTGAAGGACTTAGCTTTATCAGGTTTTAAGAATCTGGAGGTCATTGATATGGACCGTATCGAGGTTACTAATCTCAATCGCCAGTTTCTCTTCAG GCTTGAAGATGTTGGGAAGCCCAAGGCTGAGGTGGCAGCCAAGCGTGTGATGGAAAGAGTTAGTGGTGTGAATATTGTGCCTCATTTTTGCCGGATCGAGgacaaagaaattgatttttataaagattttattattattgtacttGGTCTTGATTCTATCGAGGCTCGAAGCTATATAAATGCTGTAGCGTGTGGTTTTCTTG AATATGATTCTGATGACAACCCTATAGAAGAAACAGTCAAACCGATGGTAGATGGTGGGACTGAAGGTTTCAAGGGGCATGCTAGGGTTATAATACCAGGATCCACACCGTGCTTTGAGTGTACCATCTGGCTTTTCCCTCCTCAAGTGAAGTTTCCTCTATGCACTCTTGCAGAAACCCCTAGAACTGCTGCTCACTGTATTGAATATGCTCACTTAATTAAATGGGATGAG GTTCATAGTGGAAAGACTTTTGATCCAGATGACCCAGAACATATGAAATGGGTATACACTGAG GCTGTTAAGAGGGCTGAACTTTTTGGTATTCAAGGTGTTACATATTCTCTTACTCAG GGTGTTGTGAAAAACATCATACCAGCTATTGCTTCCACCAATGCAATTATATCAGCTGCTTGTACGTTGGAAACCTTGAAGCTTGCATCAGGATGCAGCAAAACTCTAAGCAACTATCTTAC GTATAATGGTGTGGAAGGTCTACACATCAAAGTGACCGAATTTGTGAAGGACAAGGATTGCCTTGTTTGTGGTCCAGGTGTTCTTCTTGAGCTGGACACTTCAGTTACTTTACAAAAG TTTATTGATATGCTTGAAGAACATCCTAAGCTACTCCTCTCAAAAGCAAGTGTTAGACACCGAGCAACGAATTTGTACATGCAAGCGCCTCCAGTTCTGGAAGAGATGACTCGATCGAACCTAAATTTACCACTTTTTGAACTTGTGGGTAAAGTTCCAAAGGACATCATTCACGTGACTGGTACAACTAGCAAGGATGACAAGAAAACTTCATGTCTGAGGAAATTATGCCTTGTTTTCAAGGGAGCTGATGCTGTTACGGATCTGGATATGGCGGTTGGAGCTTAA
- the LOC118061043 gene encoding uncharacterized protein, with protein sequence MEMAMELDDDLFFADLSKQISLLIMDDDDEVPSVSFQAFSRGNYPSAPSHFMNEQNCRRESCKGTGVFIPKSSQPRRKHRQGRYSQKSNNRHHDNTRVVSQVSYSNAFKSKKS encoded by the exons ATGGAAATGGCTATGGAATTAGATGATGATTTGTTCTTTGCAGACTTAAGCAAGCAAATATCTCTTCTAATAATGGATGACGATGATGAGGTCCCTTCAGTTTCTTTTCAG GCTTTCTCCAGAGGCAACTATCCAAGTGCACCATCTCATTTCATGAATGAGCAAAACTGCAGAAGGGAAAGCTGCAAGGGAACAGGAGTTTTTATCCCCAAGTCTTCACAGCCAAGAAGGAAACACAGACAAGGAAGATACAGCCAAAAGTCTAATAACAGGCACCATGATAACACGAGAGTGGTTTCTCAAGTATCATACAGCAATGCTTTCAAATCCAAGAAAAGCTAA
- the LOC118061045 gene encoding NEDD8-activating enzyme E1 catalytic subunit isoform X2 — protein MAESTVQQSRSRDLDKLLLKPGNLVAPTFEPGVQLRDDLQEYARILVIGAGGLGCELLKDLALSGFKNLEVIDMDRIEVTNLNRQFLFRLEDVGKPKAEVAAKRVMERVSEYDSDDNPIEETVKPMVDGGTEGFKGHARVIIPGSTPCFECTIWLFPPQVKFPLCTLAETPRTAAHCIEYAHLIKWDEVHSGKTFDPDDPEHMKWVYTEAVKRAELFGIQGVTYSLTQGVVKNIIPAIASTNAIISAACTLETLKLASGCSKTLSNYLTYNGVEGLHIKVTEFVKDKDCLVCGPGVLLELDTSVTLQKFIDMLEEHPKLLLSKASVRHRATNLYMQAPPVLEEMTRSNLNLPLFELVGKVPKDIIHVTGTTSKDDKKTSCLRKLCLVFKGADAVTDLDMAVGA, from the exons ATGGCAGAGTCTACAGTCCAACAGAGCCGATCAAGAGACCTTGACAAGCTGCTTCTCAAACCCGGCAATCTCGTAGCTCCCACCTTCGAACCCGGTGTTCAA TTGAGAGATGATCTTCAAGAGTATGCAAGAATATTGGTAATTGGGGCAGGCGGTTTGGGCTGTGAGTTGCTGAAGGACTTAGCTTTATCAGGTTTTAAGAATCTGGAGGTCATTGATATGGACCGTATCGAGGTTACTAATCTCAATCGCCAGTTTCTCTTCAG GCTTGAAGATGTTGGGAAGCCCAAGGCTGAGGTGGCAGCCAAGCGTGTGATGGAAAGAGTTAGTG AATATGATTCTGATGACAACCCTATAGAAGAAACAGTCAAACCGATGGTAGATGGTGGGACTGAAGGTTTCAAGGGGCATGCTAGGGTTATAATACCAGGATCCACACCGTGCTTTGAGTGTACCATCTGGCTTTTCCCTCCTCAAGTGAAGTTTCCTCTATGCACTCTTGCAGAAACCCCTAGAACTGCTGCTCACTGTATTGAATATGCTCACTTAATTAAATGGGATGAG GTTCATAGTGGAAAGACTTTTGATCCAGATGACCCAGAACATATGAAATGGGTATACACTGAG GCTGTTAAGAGGGCTGAACTTTTTGGTATTCAAGGTGTTACATATTCTCTTACTCAG GGTGTTGTGAAAAACATCATACCAGCTATTGCTTCCACCAATGCAATTATATCAGCTGCTTGTACGTTGGAAACCTTGAAGCTTGCATCAGGATGCAGCAAAACTCTAAGCAACTATCTTAC GTATAATGGTGTGGAAGGTCTACACATCAAAGTGACCGAATTTGTGAAGGACAAGGATTGCCTTGTTTGTGGTCCAGGTGTTCTTCTTGAGCTGGACACTTCAGTTACTTTACAAAAG TTTATTGATATGCTTGAAGAACATCCTAAGCTACTCCTCTCAAAAGCAAGTGTTAGACACCGAGCAACGAATTTGTACATGCAAGCGCCTCCAGTTCTGGAAGAGATGACTCGATCGAACCTAAATTTACCACTTTTTGAACTTGTGGGTAAAGTTCCAAAGGACATCATTCACGTGACTGGTACAACTAGCAAGGATGACAAGAAAACTTCATGTCTGAGGAAATTATGCCTTGTTTTCAAGGGAGCTGATGCTGTTACGGATCTGGATATGGCGGTTGGAGCTTAA